A genomic stretch from Phycisphaerae bacterium includes:
- a CDS encoding response regulator — protein sequence MSTVLLLYHCRRLRHELCAILAGKYKVVAAHGGLAAERLLRGRKPDLIVMDYGGNNGSATAVLARLRFFHPRTPVIGLSRFEAPRSARMARTLGARDIVHWPGPVKRLFEAIARALEVGVTIGESPRGTLASGNGGSFGAPSIQDGNAAQNPREEVRRFVHQKR from the coding sequence ATGAGCACAGTTCTTCTGCTCTATCACTGCCGGCGGCTTCGCCACGAACTCTGCGCAATCCTGGCGGGCAAATACAAGGTTGTCGCGGCTCACGGCGGTCTTGCAGCGGAAAGGTTGCTTCGCGGCCGTAAGCCCGACCTGATTGTCATGGACTACGGTGGAAACAATGGAAGTGCAACCGCCGTGTTGGCGCGGCTACGGTTTTTCCACCCGCGAACCCCTGTGATCGGGCTGTCTCGTTTTGAAGCCCCTCGTAGTGCCCGGATGGCTCGCACGCTTGGGGCGAGGGACATCGTGCACTGGCCAGGGCCGGTTAAACGGTTGTTTGAAGCGATCGCCAGGGCATTGGAGGTCGGCGTCACGATCGGCGAATCCCCGCGGGGGACTCTGGCAAGCGGGAACGGCGGTTCGTTTGGTGCCCCCTCCATACAGGACGGTAATGCGGCTCAGAATCCGCGCGAAGAAGTTCGCCGCTTCGTGCATCAAAAACGATGA
- a CDS encoding glycogen-binding domain-containing protein, translating into MMKSVYKKAAHGTLFECRPPGAKAVFLAGTFNNWDESATPMERARDGTWRITLNLPPGRYEFKFVVDGHWCCEPNSEDEMDPNCVPNLFGTMNHMIDIPSRDERESETDRAALMVSQVGGLERGIL; encoded by the coding sequence ATGATGAAGTCGGTTTATAAGAAGGCGGCCCACGGAACTCTGTTCGAGTGCCGGCCGCCCGGAGCGAAGGCAGTATTCCTGGCGGGTACCTTCAACAATTGGGACGAATCAGCCACGCCGATGGAGCGAGCGAGGGACGGAACCTGGCGCATCACGCTGAATCTGCCTCCGGGGCGGTATGAATTCAAATTCGTCGTTGATGGGCACTGGTGTTGTGAACCAAACTCCGAGGATGAAATGGACCCGAACTGCGTGCCCAATCTCTTTGGAACGATGAACCACATGATCGACATTCCGTCGCGGGATGAGCGGGAAAGCGAAACAGATCGCGCCGCGCTAATGGTATCGCAAGTCGGGGGT